One window from the genome of Montipora foliosa isolate CH-2021 chromosome 5, ASM3666993v2, whole genome shotgun sequence encodes:
- the LOC138003035 gene encoding uncharacterized protein isoform X2, translating into MQDISSSKIPSIMELQKLKEWKKSLLSILQLMDEALVKEFLLGVGYCQTDVRKYKTLRAWQHKQGIHSVKVCSLPKYPTMWALRGCCNPSFSTDPEETKIVYIVLEKDTSKPVYAYCSCTVGLRGDCSHAGALLFVLCDIVSQGKTTLPADPTCTELPCSWSNPKGTSVDPIRIEQIHFYKSRFGEQPPAKKFSATPTVSEQFFGVSRSDIMSAPCQKTPEENTTLLPVISPAEQCKSSKESRVPLVPVTLCENGTFEENRFQAPITYPVQIPSIPPLSDSAFEFYNNNVKVSIQQCWEIEKETRPQSSSELWFKQRKLRLTASNFGNIIKRKKADVSKLVNRLSTTCDSLSHLKAIRFGKENEDVASQLYMQYQNSHGSPGTKVFHCGLVITSNPHFPWLGASPDRLVYDPNARPSTGGLEVKCIESAQGMTPFEAFKSKQTPKEGKKKSFCLKMKDGHLQLNENHNYFYQVQGQEGVSGIKWFDFALLTDPRLGLNGLFVQRIHFEKNKWESEWLPKLTDFYFNHLLPVIIKDNSSL; encoded by the exons ATGCAGGATATCTCCTCTTCGAAGATACCTTCGATTATGGAGCTCCAGAAGCTAAAAGAATGGAAGAAAAGCTTGCTATCTATCCTGCAGCTAATGGATGAGGCTCTTGTTAAGGAATTTTTGCTTGGGGTTGGTTACTGCCAAACTGATGTGAGAAAGTACAAGACCCTTCGAGCTTGGCAGCACAAACAGGGAATTCACTCAGTTAA GGTTTGTTCTTTGCCAAAATATCCTACCATGTGGGCCTTAAGGGGATGCTGCAATCCATCGTTTTCCACTGACCCAGAGGAAACAAAGATTGTGTATATAGTGCTTGAGAAAGATACCAGCAAGCCTGTTTATGCTTACTGTTCTTGCACTGTCGG ATTACGAGGTGACTGCAGCCATGCTGGTGCTCTGTTATTTGTACTTTGTGACATTGTTTCTCAAGGTAAAACCACCTTGCCAGCAGATCCAACCTGCACAGAACTTCCTTGTAGCTGGTCAAATCCTAAAG GTACCTCTGTTGATCCAATAAGGATTGAACAAATAcatttttataaatcaagaTTTGGTGAGCAGCCTCCAGCAAAGAAATTCAGTGCAACCCCGACAGTCTCAGAGCAATTTTTTGGAGTTTCGAGAAGTGAT ATCATGTCAGCTCCATGTCAGAAAACACCCGAGGAGAACACAACTCTATTGCCTGTGATTTCTCCAGCTGAACAGTGTAAATCTTCCAAAGAAAGTCGTGTTCCCTTGGTTCCTGTTACATTATGTGAAAATGGCACATTTGAAGAAAATAGGTTTCAAGCCCCGATTACCTATCCAGTTCAAATTCCTTCAATACCTCCCCTGAGTGACAGTGCTTTTGAGTTCTACAATAACAATGTCAAGGTTTCAATTCAGCAGTGCtgggaaatcgaaaaagaaactCGGCCTCAATCTTCTAGTGAGCTTtggtttaaacaaagaaaactcagATTGACAGCTTCTAATTTTGGAAACATAATTAAACGTAAAAAGGCAGATGTGTCAAAACTTGTAAACCGCTTATCTACCACTTGTGATTCTTTGTCTCACTTGAAGGCTATTAGATTtggcaaagaaaatgaagatGTGGCTTCTCAGCTCTACATGCAATATCAAAATTCACATGGTTCTCCTGGAACTAAGGTTTTTCACTGCGGCCTTGTAATTACCAGTAATCCACACTTTCCATGGTTGGGAGCTTCTCCAGACAGGCTAGTTTATGATCCCAATGCTAGGCCATCAACTGGTGGTTTGGAAGTGAAATGCATTGAATCTGCGCAGGGGATGACACCATTTGAAGCATTTAAAAGTAAGCAAACTCCAAAAGAAGGTAAAAAGAAATCTTTCTGCCTGAAAATGAAAGATGGCCATCTGCAGCTGAATGAAAATCACAATTACTTTTACCAGGTCCAGGGTCAAGAAGGAGTATCAGGAATAAAATGGtttgattttgctttgttgaCAGATCCTCGCCTTGGCTTAAATGGATTGTTTGTACAAAGAATTcactttgaaaaaaacaaatgggAGTCTGAGTGGCTGCCAAAGCTTACAGATTTTTATTTCAACCACCTCCTGCCTGTTATTATCAAAGATAATTCTTCCTTGTAG
- the LOC138003035 gene encoding uncharacterized protein isoform X1 encodes MQDISSSKIPSIMELQKLKEWKKSLLSILQLMDEALVKEFLLGVGYCQTDVRKYKTLRAWQHKQGIHSVKVCSLPKYPTMWALRGCCNPSFSTDPEETKIVYIVLEKDTSKPVYAYCSCTVGLRGDCSHAGALLFVLCDIVSQGKTTLPADPTCTELPCSWSNPKGTSVDPIRIEQIHFYKSRFGEQPPAKKFSATPTVSEQFFGVSRSDVSEETVKQLKQNLKMAILAANNDKSMPPVYYLLKPKFMESECTFAETHELPKELDEDDPRMLPSYATDVEATPSVQISSDNVSLPQIMSAPCQKTPEENTTLLPVISPAEQCKSSKESRVPLVPVTLCENGTFEENRFQAPITYPVQIPSIPPLSDSAFEFYNNNVKVSIQQCWEIEKETRPQSSSELWFKQRKLRLTASNFGNIIKRKKADVSKLVNRLSTTCDSLSHLKAIRFGKENEDVASQLYMQYQNSHGSPGTKVFHCGLVITSNPHFPWLGASPDRLVYDPNARPSTGGLEVKCIESAQGMTPFEAFKSKQTPKEGKKKSFCLKMKDGHLQLNENHNYFYQVQGQEGVSGIKWFDFALLTDPRLGLNGLFVQRIHFEKNKWESEWLPKLTDFYFNHLLPVIIKDNSSL; translated from the exons ATGCAGGATATCTCCTCTTCGAAGATACCTTCGATTATGGAGCTCCAGAAGCTAAAAGAATGGAAGAAAAGCTTGCTATCTATCCTGCAGCTAATGGATGAGGCTCTTGTTAAGGAATTTTTGCTTGGGGTTGGTTACTGCCAAACTGATGTGAGAAAGTACAAGACCCTTCGAGCTTGGCAGCACAAACAGGGAATTCACTCAGTTAA GGTTTGTTCTTTGCCAAAATATCCTACCATGTGGGCCTTAAGGGGATGCTGCAATCCATCGTTTTCCACTGACCCAGAGGAAACAAAGATTGTGTATATAGTGCTTGAGAAAGATACCAGCAAGCCTGTTTATGCTTACTGTTCTTGCACTGTCGG ATTACGAGGTGACTGCAGCCATGCTGGTGCTCTGTTATTTGTACTTTGTGACATTGTTTCTCAAGGTAAAACCACCTTGCCAGCAGATCCAACCTGCACAGAACTTCCTTGTAGCTGGTCAAATCCTAAAG GTACCTCTGTTGATCCAATAAGGATTGAACAAATAcatttttataaatcaagaTTTGGTGAGCAGCCTCCAGCAAAGAAATTCAGTGCAACCCCGACAGTCTCAGAGCAATTTTTTGGAGTTTCGAGAAGTGATGTAAGTGAAGAGACTGTTAAACAATTGAAGCAGAACTTAAAAATGGCCATACTTGCTGCCAACAATGACAAGTCCATGCCACCTGTTTATTATCTACTAAAGCCCAAGTTCATGGAATCTGAATGCACATTTGCTGAAACCCATGAGCTACCAAAAGAGCTGGATGAGGATGATCCCAGAATGCTACCCAGTTATGCTACTGATGTTGAAGCCACTCCTTCTGTGCAAATATCCTCTGACAATGTTTCTCTCCCACAGATCATGTCAGCTCCATGTCAGAAAACACCCGAGGAGAACACAACTCTATTGCCTGTGATTTCTCCAGCTGAACAGTGTAAATCTTCCAAAGAAAGTCGTGTTCCCTTGGTTCCTGTTACATTATGTGAAAATGGCACATTTGAAGAAAATAGGTTTCAAGCCCCGATTACCTATCCAGTTCAAATTCCTTCAATACCTCCCCTGAGTGACAGTGCTTTTGAGTTCTACAATAACAATGTCAAGGTTTCAATTCAGCAGTGCtgggaaatcgaaaaagaaactCGGCCTCAATCTTCTAGTGAGCTTtggtttaaacaaagaaaactcagATTGACAGCTTCTAATTTTGGAAACATAATTAAACGTAAAAAGGCAGATGTGTCAAAACTTGTAAACCGCTTATCTACCACTTGTGATTCTTTGTCTCACTTGAAGGCTATTAGATTtggcaaagaaaatgaagatGTGGCTTCTCAGCTCTACATGCAATATCAAAATTCACATGGTTCTCCTGGAACTAAGGTTTTTCACTGCGGCCTTGTAATTACCAGTAATCCACACTTTCCATGGTTGGGAGCTTCTCCAGACAGGCTAGTTTATGATCCCAATGCTAGGCCATCAACTGGTGGTTTGGAAGTGAAATGCATTGAATCTGCGCAGGGGATGACACCATTTGAAGCATTTAAAAGTAAGCAAACTCCAAAAGAAGGTAAAAAGAAATCTTTCTGCCTGAAAATGAAAGATGGCCATCTGCAGCTGAATGAAAATCACAATTACTTTTACCAGGTCCAGGGTCAAGAAGGAGTATCAGGAATAAAATGGtttgattttgctttgttgaCAGATCCTCGCCTTGGCTTAAATGGATTGTTTGTACAAAGAATTcactttgaaaaaaacaaatgggAGTCTGAGTGGCTGCCAAAGCTTACAGATTTTTATTTCAACCACCTCCTGCCTGTTATTATCAAAGATAATTCTTCCTTGTAG